One Citrus sinensis cultivar Valencia sweet orange chromosome 5, DVS_A1.0, whole genome shotgun sequence genomic window, aattgttcaattaattaaattattaaagatattcaTATTCTCAATATCAAATAACTATTAAGCTGAAGGTACAGTGGTAAGATCAGTAAAATTTGACACTCAAGGGGATTATTGgatgtatttttaaaacatcAGGAAGATTTtgattagtttaattaaatgacaatGAGTTCAACGCCTTTTTCGTTACtacatatattataacatgaatattatggatattttttttaaacaaaaaaattaattgggtAGATTGCTCAAACCTAGAGACTAAAGGGGCCATAATTTTACAACTTTCTTTGGGTTTTTATAGGATGGTTGCCTTTTAAAAagtcttttgttttgtttttgttttttgacaaatttagTGAAATTTTGCAGGGATGTGATGGATCAGTGTTGCTAGAGGGATCAACTAGTGAGCAAAATGCACGTCCAAACCTAAGCTTAAGGAAAGAGGCTTTAAAATTTGTAGACGATCTTCGTGCTCGTGTTCACAAGGAGTGTGGCAGAGTTGTTTCTTGTGCTGATATTCTTGCCCTTGCTGCTCGCGATTCTGTTGCCTTGgtatttatcttcatttcttctttcaCTCTTTTTGCTTTTCTAGTCTCAAATCAGGACTTTAACTAACGAGCAAAACAACGTTATTGTTTGATGTGACcccttttttaaaagaagaaaaatttagtCATTCATTTATACATCCCATAATATCTAATAAAAATGTCAAAGTTGTTAGATCTACCCAAGCCAGGAAAAAGGAGTCGGGTGGTCggccaattaattaatacctatttatgattaaatggTCATCTGCACTTATCCGATTATATAGATCCatatttaataacaattaatatatatatatatatatatatatatatatatatataaattattacaacaaataataattttaacatcgAAGCCAAGGTTTAGCTCCGCTTAGcagtaaaattattacaacaaattttctattttaaatatcattttaaaaataaaaattatgttcacgATACATGtagaaaaatgttaaaaagaCTAAAAGAGGgaccaaaaaaattgattaaatacttaattattttctgttttttctcTGCtatcatataatattataataataatttatcttatcattttgtccctttttttttttttttccaaatttgtgCTCCAAATATTAGCGCTCATAGACATAACATACGATCAATTCATTGGTGTTGATGGCAGTCTGGAGGGCCGAATTACGACCTACCATTGGGAAGGCGAGACAGCAAAACATTCGCAACAGTGGTAAATCTGCCATCACCGTTCAGCAACACCACCGTGATCCTCAACGATTTCCGAGAAAAAACCTTCAACGCCAGGGAAACCGTGGCCCTCTCCGGCGGGCACACCGTTGGGCTAGCTCACTGCCCTGCATTCACCAATCGCCTCTATCCCAAACAAGACCCCACACTGGACAAAACATTCGCCAACAATCTCAAAAAGACATGCCCCACTTCGGATTCCAACAACACCACCGTCTTCGACATCCGGTCCCCGAACGTGTTCGACAACAAGTACTACGTTGACTTGATGAACCGACAGGGGTTGCTGACGTCGGACCAGGATCTTTACACGGACAAGAGAACGAGGAGCATTGTCACGAGCTTTGCTGTGGACCAGTCACTCTTCTTTCAAGAGTTTGCCAATTCGATGATAAAGATGTCGCAGTTGAGTGTGCTCACGGGGAAGCAAGGAGAGATTAGAGCCAAGTGCTCCGTCAAGAATTCCAATAATTTGGCTTCTGTTGTTGAGGATGTAGTTGAAGAGGCTTGGTCTGGGATTATCTAAAATCTAGCTACCCACCTAGCCTCAGGTTCCGGTTAACGTTgcttgtttctttgtgttaGTCTGTTTTGTTTCGTTGTCTTGCTTGCGCTTGTCTAGTTTGAATTCTGTCAATAAAGCTACTTGCCAGTTAGTATATATGTTCACTAGTAATCAAATTAGCAATTCTAAATAACAGTATGTTGTTCAtatttcataaagttttggCATCAGAATTCTCTACCATCTGAGATTTCACCTTCGGAATTGCACAGCTGCAATTGGGGAGTTGATAAGTAAATTCACTAGAACACGGCTCTTAGGTGACTGAATTAAGATCACTTCCTAGTCAATTAGTAAATTCATTCAGATACGTACCAAACACTTTTCAGTTTGCAATGTGATTGAAAAAGACTCATGATGCAGAAAGGGTTCAGCCAGACTCGACGATCATGGGGGACAAAtgtcaattattattattatcgtTATTGTtaactagaaaagaaaaaaaaaagatgttgtGAATTAGAGAAACTAAAGaccaaaaacttttattattatttgaagaatcaaGTAGTTGTATACAAGTAAACAGCACTGCCACAATTATGccgaaaaaataaaactaatgtggggaaaatggagaaaaacGAAGAAGATCGGTTGAGATTGAAtgattataatatgattgatGATAGCTAGATTACAAGAACCTTGTCAGGAGAAATGGGGACTGAAAAGCAGCAATGGCTTAACGTACTCGTTACATGAATGTGACCTAAACTCCTCTTAAAGTCAATTAACGCCCTTCATGTAAGGGTGATTCAAATCCGAAATATATTTCTTGTGTCACTTAACCAACTAGCTAGCTCATATTCAATCGCAGTCTTGTTATAACAGAAAAAATAAgcagtaaaaataataaaagtgaaaGATGGTTCCTCCATCAACGCTGATCTCGCGCCTCcgtataaatatatattccaAATAAGCCAAGCCCATTATTTTAGGTTTGCTGAAGAATGTCCGCAGTCAATGCCAAGCCCATTTCACAAAGAGGGCCTGGGTCCTTATGAGCAGGAAATTCTAGAGAGAGCAGTTTGAATTTAATCTGAAGCAACGGGGATAggataaagataaaaaaattgtagtcTCATCCGAATCCAAAGAGATGAGATGATGGAATTTTACTTGAAATTATGTTCGCAGCAGAGTGTTATAGATAGAGGATCTCTACTAATCAAAAGCAATGCGAAGCAACACagcaataaatttttgaaaagaaagaaaagaataatttttgaaattttaattttgagaactatttttatatttaatataattattcatatgtatattataaaaatttaaaattacctttattaattaaaaaataaaattattaacgttaaagaaattataattattataaattatattaagaaaataaaataaaaataataatataaaatgtatattttagccaaaaatcattatatataaataattaaaaatattttatatacatatttataaatatgtaaataaattttattcaatattatgtcCAATTCAATCACTTAcatcacttttaaaaataaattttatcatatgtTTAAGTGATTCTCTTCACATTTTTACAGcacaattaacaataattatttaaaaaattataaattatcaaaatgaCCCtaattactaaaattaatttttactttttcaaaatcactttaaaTCTCTCGAAAACAATCTCAAACCACcacaattaatattcttaaacTTCAACACCTTAACTAGAGAATTCTATGTACTTGTGACTAAAGTATTTACATTCTATATGTGTGTAGAGAGCTCGTAAATAGTAAATACTTACAAATGAAGGAGAATTCTAAAGTTACAACCATCTAAATATAAAGCTAAATTTCAACATCATAACTTCTGTACTTAAACCTGTTAAGACTTAAAATTTGCCCTTACCATTAGTCCCCTCTTCTATTAACAATAGGAAAAGCATCTTCTTGTTCACGATTTTCGAATTTCGATTGCCATTATTATTCACTTACCACGCTTGTTGTTTTCACCTCCATCGATATTATCAACAGAGTGGTTATTGCTACCAAtgattcataaatttttattgcgATTTGCGTACTCTTTCTTTGAGATTGTGATAAGAAATCATGTCAGTGATCTTTAATTATACATTAGTCTAACTTTAGCTTTCACATTATGGGTGAATTTGTGACATTGTACATGCATTATTTAATATAGAATGTATTGTATTaagttgtattatattaacaTTACATTATATAAATGTTGTATGGTGTTTAATACTATATTGAgatgtattaatttatttttatttttttaaagtttcgtTGCACTGTGGtgatttattcaaattaatcACTAATTAATTCAAGAGTTGGATTATTTGCACCCCTTTATTAATCTCGTAAAACCCCTGCTACATTACAGTTATATTTaaggataaatataaatacaattaaaaccatttgtgtttttttttctctcctcattttttttttgcttgcacaatataaatttttttattatcattaaaataatttgaatttaagaaGTAATCCTCTAAGCGAAAATAGAGTTcttgtaacaaaaaaaaaaacttaattaagatacaacatagtgaaaaaataaattaaataaaaatttacccCAATTTAACTAATTTCTTAAGAATTCTGAAACTAATTTTTGAACCCAATGAACCCAAAATTTATAGGTAAGATAATTGTATTAAActcataaaatattcattattttcttttagtttttcttttagatttttttgctttagaaattaaataataaagaaaatttgaagagaggaagctaaaaaaattcataaatgaaaagagtgttaaattaaaagggtatttttggcattaaatagaatataattaaaaaaaagttttaatagaattttagAGGGGTGCTAATAGTCCGACTCTTAATCCaataattctataattttcGACATTAAACTTCTTTTTCCAAATGCTAgcagactttttttttccattttattaaataagtcatttaTCAGTTACTCATATTgtaaaaaagtttaaaataagcttaataaaaccaaatatcaattttaatgaacaattaatgcaacaaaaaagaaaaagaacacaGTCTCTGCAACGTTGAAGTCTGATAATAAAATTGCAAGAAATTTGACGcctattccaaaaaaaaaaattataagaaaacctCACCCAACAACCAATTAAATGATTACAACACCAATTGTACCAAATATTCAATAAACGAAACCCTGATCTTCAAGTGAGGCTATGGTGTATGGTGGTGGGTCTGTGTTATCACACGACGGGATGGTGATGGAGCTACAGTAAATCAAGATGGCCTGGTGTTGGAGCAAGATGTTGTGTGTTTGGAAGATGGCAGAGAAGACGAAAATTACTCGATGGGtgttttgaaaataaactagAGAAgtgtcttttaatttttttttgtttttggccCCCCCGTTTCCATTTTGCAGGTTTTGTCTCATTAagttttttctatttgtgcaATATCATGAAAcaatttgaaatgttttaataaaatgtgggattctaatacaatacaatggGGATTGCTAcgtactctctctctctatgtataatttttctttagtgtGGACATGTACGAAACTGCAAACTGTGGATTAATTTAGACTATGTACACAATGCAGTACATAGTATCAAATCCACCTTTTATAATATACAAAACTCTTCACCATGAATTAACACTATTAACTATTAATCAATACTAACAAGCGCGTAAATCATCTGACACATGACTGTTTTACCTTAATTAAGGTTCTCGATTCGAGTCTTGAGAATGCAGTTTCGTTAAATATTTGTTGGGACAGTTTTACCGCCCCAATAGTCCTACCCGACTCGAATTTAGATTAGTAGGGCCAAGTATAGTTTTTAGATACCAGATGATTTAATACACAAAAAAACTATTAATCAATGTAAATCATTACTAAGTATATTATAACCGTtcatactaaaatttaattaaaggtatcttttaaagattttagttccaactttttaattattaagagaagaaaaagctcaatatatatatatatatatatatatatatatatatatatatattcttctttAAAGACGTACTATCCTTTtcattatatgttttttttttaaagacgTACTATCTTTTTGGTcctaactttttaattattaaaagaggAGAAAGCCCAATATATATGTTATTCTTTAAAGACGTACTATCCTTTTCATTATAGCAAATCTTATTGTTTTAACGAGATTGAAAAAACTATAATCcaagaaatcaaaattactCGAATCATACTCATGATGTATCAACTACatataattatcatattatatcaattattaataattaatctgctataattttataatacattatataaaaattatagataaaCTGCCACATTAGTACTTGAGACTGAAATGCTAAAAATCTTTATCattaccctttaaaaaaaaagcatggGATCATGTTGTCACGATATACCTTACTTTCTACCGATCTCTATCCAACTTGTTCAAGAACCGGCCTTGGCCGGcaattttacattaaaaataaaaaaaataatatcaattgaATGCAACTTAGAAACCAAAATTCTCATTCAAAATTCCAATTGAAGTTAACTACCTATTTTCACTTTCTGTTAGTGGAAGCATGCGTATCAACTTTTTTATCCGTGATAATGGACCAAACATGATTCCATTTCATTTGCCTTTCTGCATGCAAATTCAATACAATGtctgcttttcttttcccacatatattttgtaatgctTTTACAAATGTGgctttgtatatatatatatatatattctctcGATCAATGATTATCTTCGAAAGTTTTAATTACAAGAATATGTTTTGTCTTTAATCTGCTATCTTCCTGCCTGCAGTTGCATGCGCTAATAAAACATTACAAGAATAAACTTTAAGAGAATGCATGTTCAAttagtataaaataattagattcgATCGGATCTATTAACCGCTTAAATTCAATCTGTATTTGTACACAGaggtttaaaattttttccaaTATAAGGATATTCATAACTCAAACTATTGTAATTTTGTATAGCATGGTATACTTTATGAaaccaataaaatatttaatagatAGGCTTGAGCTTAGGTGGGCAATCAATAATTGATGGGACAACCTAGTGATAACAAATCTTAATCAGTGATGTTATTTTCTTCCCATTAATATTAGTGCAATGTGCAATAATTGTATAAATAGATAAGATATATTCCATATGGTGTGTATCTCATCAAGATTAGAAGTGTAAAGGTTGGGGAGAATCAAAAAGATCTTCTAGGTATTGTTTGTTAGGCCTTGTTTCTATTCACGATAGTTGATTAATCATCAAATtataagtttctttttttcctattttattatataatgtaATAGTGGGTAGCAATATTTGAACTTGAAGTTTTAgtataaattcttatattcaatccaataaaaactaatattttttagaatatacTCACTGAATATTTCTAAATCCTTTGCCTAAAAGCATTAAGAGGCAAACTTTATAAACTAATTGGAGTCTCTCCTGCCGCGACTTctgattttatatttagaaaaaaaggccctattttcttaaataaattacaggCAGCAAAATCCTTTGCCTAGTCCTACCcaataaaatgttttattcCTTAATAACGAAATTGATCTACGAAGATTATTGAGTTAATGTTGGGTCCCACCAAGGAAAAATCAACGGTTGTGATCATTCCAAACGTGATGTGTGATATCACATCAcattagaaaataatcaaGAAGCCAACTTAAAGATATGCAATTTGCAAGGATTATTTATAAAGTGGAAGCCTCGAGATAGTTAATGCATGCTCCAGAAAAAAAACAACGAAGACCCACAAAGCATTAAGCCACCAACACAAAGTAAGAATAAAGTGGAAGATGACTCCTTTAATTGCTTTTCATAAAGGCAAATTTTACATCGGCTgactattaaaaattaatttttttttatgacatgagattattgttcaaattacaactcatattacatgagagtATAACTGATATgtacaatcatatatatatatatatatactgagACCTGAtgacattaatattaatatgacATCGCTCAGATTTTTAACcctcttaaatatttaagggACGTCAAACTCCTAGCCTGGGAGAAAGACTGTATTCACTTAAGTTCTGGGACTCCCAAGAAggacatttaaattaaaccctTACAATACGTCTGCGGAGGCTCGAACCATTTCCCTCACATTTATAAGGGAGTAGCTCTAGCCACTTGAGCTAAGCCCAAGTGGTTTgactattaaaaattaattgactaGACATTGGACATGTTTGAAGTTGTGAAATTCGTTGCCCAATGCAATGTGTCTGCATTTTTAACTGGGTTTCGGtggaattttgaaaatctatatatatttttttcactaatTTATTAGCTAGTTTCAATTACATATCTTGAAGCCTGTGAATGAATACTCAACTAGAATTGGACCCCCACACCTTTTGGTGAGTTTTAGTGGGATCCCTAATCCTATCGCCATGTGAACTCATTTTTGCCATCGCTAAATGATGCTTTAGTCCTACAACAACTAGGCCCCATCACCCCACTGGCTCTCATGATTTTCCCCTCACTATATCGCAACTATTAGCAAAGCATGCCACCAACATCACACATGGTCTGCCACCACACTGGATCACCACCAACACATCTAAATATTGAGATACTCTTGTACCTCTAAATTATTTGCATTATGAAAGATCTCGTGACTATCATTAagggaacaaaaaaaaaagaaaaaggaagaaaagtgAGCCACGATACAGCTATTGTATAATAggcatcaaatttttatattacattttataattatttcggttaaatttagaattgtggattataaatggaaaattttagtaaaaaaaaaattgatagatttagtgataattttaaacaataaaaagacTATGTACTTTAGATAGACCACTTTCTATTAGCTATGCTATGATACGTTGCATGATTTTTACATTCTCAAGTAAAAAGTTAATCAAGATAGCAAAAACAAAGACAAAATTTGTTCgatcttctttattttcacaaaatgCCGACTTTATGGAAGCAACTTTGTATTGTTCTGTACCATTGTACTCAGTTCTTAGTTTAAGCGCATACTTTTTTTCAGTGCATACATCTGCAACAGAGattaacttaaaagaaaaaaaaaattctaaatttaaaatatatcccTAATCTCTTTTCGATCAagattttatcataatttgaTCTTCTCCAACTAAAATTCACTCAAGCGATTTGGtggataataaataaaaaaaagttaaaagtaaTCACTGACTTAGAATTAGCGAtgcattttaaattcaatcaaatgatTAAGATGGTACAAATTTAAGGGATCAAAAAGATTTCATCTTCATAGtgagtaaattaaaaaatgaaagtagTTACTAATTTGGGATTAGGAATGGATTTTAAATTCACTCGAGTGATTAGATggcatcaaattcaaaatgataaaaaaaaagttaaaaatctttaaaaacttACCAGAGTTCTTAATCAAATCCTTTGATCCAAGTAAATAATCACTACCGTCCATATCTTatccaataaaatttaattgctgTGAATGTGTACCAAAACCTCAAAAGTTTTGCTAGctataaaataaatcccaTGAAAGGGAAAGAACCCAAAAGAAGTATAGTATATATTGAACCTGAATAGCTAAGGCTAAGCAACTTattattctcaaaatcaattttactCTGATCATAATGGAGAAGAGCAAGTCATTCCCTGAGTACTCATCGTCATTTTCGGGCGAGTTCGATTTTGACAACCAATCAAATTCGTACATTTTCAATGGACCAAGCAGCAAaggaaatggatttgcaacgtCAAGTGATCCGGAGATtaaaaggaagaagagaatTGCATCTTATAATGTTTTTACCGTGGAAAATAAGCTCAAATCAAGTGTCAGAAACAGCTTCAAATGGATCAAAGGCAAGTTCAGTGATGTTCGTTATGGCaatatgtaaattaataatcaaagcTTATAAGAGTTTttggctctctctctctctctctctttctctctcttcaggCTTGATTGCCTTTCTTTGTATACAAAAATCAGAGAGGAAGAATTTTCTCTCATGTGGAAAatcagaaattaaattttctgctTCATCGAAACTTATTGGGGGTGTATTAGCTTTTGGTTAAAATAtctatctttttcttcaactctTTAATAGAATTGATATTAGAACTTTAagctaattttgattttcagcGTGTTttaagcaaattaattaactccaaaaattacaaagaaaaaaaagacaagagtataaaagaaaaaaaatttaagacctTATGATGTGAAACATTTTTCGTTTATTTTTTCAGGCTaattatttgtcttttttttttaaaaaaaaaaattttgtattttcaatcCTTAATTGAAAGTTTGTTCCATAGGcaaatcagaaaaaaaaaacccaagaTCATCCAATTAACCAATCTGTATATCTCTCCATCTTTTAAGAACTTGAAgtaattactttttctttcctaCTCCTTAGTTCTTGTTCTTTCCACCACTTGGAACTTTAAATCCACCATCCTTTACCTTTTTCagatatgtgtgtgtgtgtatactaaaactgaaaaaaataaaatttacgtTCTGAACCACGTAGATGATGAGttgcatttgcattattgaatCAAACGGTTATAAACAAAGAATCACAaacagaaattgaaaaaaaaaaaagaatagtgttttatttgtattttatatttttagatttctaTTAATCAACAGTTTGGACTGCGGCAACTACCGTATTAGCTAAACCCGACTGTGACTTTAATCCATTGCAAATTTGCTCTAAACATAGACAGTCAGGGCTTGAGCAggtaactttattttatttttattttcttaatattttcttcagtcttttttttttcttttgtaataaataaaagaagaggGGACAtgttttaaacaatttttctctttttgccCCTCTGAAGGTACCTTTGTCATCTTATCccatacaaatataaaagtaaaaaatgcTTTCTCCATTCTACTGTTATTTTCgcgtcaaaaaggaaaaaaaaaattgctactTGCTTTCGGCTAAGGGATGCGTATTTTACTGGGTCACGCATTGGCCCCTctgcataattttattttgtttttccttgaTGTGTGTAAAAGCACTTTTGGCCATTGTCCATGCAAAAGCAATTTTGACTAAAAACATGCACATTGATATTGAATGGCATATAAGCAACCGCGTGCGGCAGTTAAATTAGTCGATAAACATCCACTTATACTCGACACCTTTTCAATTTCGAATATAAATGGTGTGTTAATGGACTGGTTGCCGGTACTTGATAAAATTAGCTGCGAAGAAAAAGTTAATACATTTCAAACAGTTGGTGGTAAAATTTGGGTCAATTGATGGGAATGTGACGTGTATAACAATTTCTACACTCAAATGTATCCTTAGAAGGTgtgaagaaagaagaaattgaagggGCAAGTATGAAATGAAAAGATTGTAAGAAACGAACGTGAGCTGCCCTAACAATTTGAAAAGTGTAGAAAATATCtcataaaatgttttaaaattgtcaTATGTTACTAGAAGACCATTGTGATAGCGACACATCCTTCCCAAAATTGCTACAAATCAGCACAGTACAATCTTCATTAGAACCATTCTAAAATATCTCCCGAACAGTCACATAAGAGAGAAAACCAACTTAATAGTAGCTTGAACTATCATATGTGAAGTAAGCAGTTCTCTCAACCTAATTGACTCATTTAAAATAAGTCAATATGAGATAGAGACATACTATTAACAGAGATAATCTCACAAAGGACATGTGTGCACCCTAAAGCACccaaaagaatcaaaatgaacagttaaaattactttgcAGTTCCTCCCTAAGGATGAGAACACAATCGATAACTTAGCACGTGTCCAAAAAGACATAAAGATGTTCTcaaagacattttttttttataaggtcAAACTAGTCCCACAAGAAATGAATGTTTTTTCACTCCCACAACACTCGATTTTTCTCCTGTTCAAGGGTTTCTCTGAAACCCATCATATTCTCCGACACTTACCTAACTTGACCGTCAAAGTTGGTTCGTCCCTAAAAAATTGTCCTGAAGAGAGATAGCCCACATCATTCACAAAATCACCACTCAAAGTGAAGCTCTTATAATGTTTTTAAGCTGAACTAAAATCAGATCaaaacacaaatatttttaacggttgtgtttttaatattaagcATAAAGTAAAACAGTttgagataaataaaattggaaaactTAGGGGTCACTGAAGTAGAGAAATCAAAATTCTACAGGAAGTCCATAAATCTAGGGCAAAAGgtcataattttaaagttgATCAGGTCAAAATGATACTGTTAAAATTACAGAGGCCAAAGTCCAAAAGAGATTAGAAGTTTGGGGTAAAAATTCTCAAGAGTATAAATGCATGATGCATCTATCTTCTacattcaaattataaattaggcCCTGAAGTTCTTTCATTATGCACATTATATAGCTTTTAGCCTTTTATATGTACATGTGTATATTTCTTGAAGTGGACAAAAAGCTTCAGAGCCAGCATCAACCGTGTACCCAGagcaataaaaagaaaacttcaAATGACAATTATCCAGAGAGGATAAAATGTCGACAAATTCGTGATATATCAAAGcaatatgtgtttatttacttGTATATAGTCcagagaaggaaaaaaatgtgcAAAACCAACtatgaaaaaagagaaaaatataaatgaaaatcaccaaagaaattaaagaaatgaaaaatctcAGCATCGCACGTGATCTGTACTCAAGCATATATAGATTCTAATTGCTTGTTTTGGTACAATTTTCTGAATTCTCTCGTTGATGCAGACCTGCTGACGCGGTTTAATCTGTACATATTACCACTATCTTCATTGTGAGTTGTGGGACGTGTTTTGGAATTCGGTAATGGAGGCCGGTTCTTGATGTTCTTGGTACCGTTTGGATGGCCTTTATTTCTGGGTGACATCTTTTGATGATGAGAAGCTGCAACTGGGAAGAGCACAAAAGGCGGGCTATGTGACTGCTGATTAGCCTTTGTACCTGATGAGGCACTACTTGCACTGCTATAAGGCTCTTGGCCTTGAAAATTTAGCTCCACATGCTTCTCTGAATCCTGAAACAACATAGAGTAAATGTATGCATTAATATAATCTGCAGCATACAGCTGCATATTTTTCAGTAAATTCTCAAatgtaatgattttttttttacctcttTATTAGATAgagtttcttcttttgttaGCTGAGAGGCTTGATCTCCAATTCTACGCTCGCGTAGCGTTTTAGACCGGTGCTTCATTCTAGCTCTCCTGATCCTAAAAGATGAGAGAAGTAACAAAATGAGATGAAATAATAGcaaatatgaaataagaaGTGTAAGCTCAATCTTTAAGTTCACGaatattaaaatgatgatCAATTGACTTGCTTTCTCTGTTGGTTGGCTTCAATCAATTCATCTTCCTTGTCATAGATAACAGGCAGACCTGAAAGGTCGCAAGCCAATGGACTTGTGAAAAAGAACTGCAGGCAAGAGGGACATACTAACATTAAAGCCAATCCAGTGATAGAATTAACAAAATCATGAAACATCATAAACATTTGTTGTATCGTCTTCCAGTTGTGCTTACTTCATTTTTGAGAGCTGAAGCTGCAGAGCCGCGATATGCAGGATCTAGAGCAAGAAGGGTGCTCAAGAGACCCAAAGAAGATTCGG contains:
- the LOC107174785 gene encoding uncharacterized protein LOC107174785, with the translated sequence MEKSKSFPEYSSSFSGEFDFDNQSNSYIFNGPSSKGNGFATSSDPEIKRKKRIASYNVFTVENKLKSSVRNSFKWIKGKFSDVRYGNM
- the LOC102624858 gene encoding peroxidase 12, with amino-acid sequence MATASASSFISLLLISSLLLASFTEAQKPPVAKGLSWTFYDQSCPKLESIVRKQIQNALKKDIGLAAGLIRIHFHDCFVQGCDGSVLLEGSTSEQNARPNLSLRKEALKFVDDLRARVHKECGRVVSCADILALAARDSVALSGGPNYDLPLGRRDSKTFATVVNLPSPFSNTTVILNDFREKTFNARETVALSGGHTVGLAHCPAFTNRLYPKQDPTLDKTFANNLKKTCPTSDSNNTTVFDIRSPNVFDNKYYVDLMNRQGLLTSDQDLYTDKRTRSIVTSFAVDQSLFFQEFANSMIKMSQLSVLTGKQGEIRAKCSVKNSNNLASVVEDVVEEAWSGII